A region of Diceros bicornis minor isolate mBicDic1 chromosome 31, mDicBic1.mat.cur, whole genome shotgun sequence DNA encodes the following proteins:
- the DRD4 gene encoding D(4) dopamine receptor, which produces MGNRSAADADALLAGRGPAAGGGAGTPGAAAALAGGVLLIGAVLAGNSLVCVSVAAERALQTPTNYFIVSLAAADLLLALLVLPLFVYSEVQGGVWLLSPGLCDALMAMDVMLCTASIFNLCAISVDRFVAVAVPLSYNRQSRGGRQLVLIGATWLLSAAVAAPVLCGLNDAHGRDPAVCRLEDRDYVVYSSVCSFFLPCPLMLLLYWATFRGLRRWEAARRAKLRGRAPHRTSGPGPPPDATPPPGPPSNAIPPSDTIPPPCQLAPDATASSDATAPPGPKTLDTAEPPTLSAPDAIPSPGPPPPDATAPPSPQTLDATAPPGSLPPDAILSPGPQPPGATLLPNATPPPDATPTPDAVPAKPPLQARRRRRAKITGRERKAMRVLPVVVGVFLLCWSPFFVVHITRALCPACAVSPRLVSAVTWLGYVNSALNPVIYTVFNAEFRTVFRKALRLHC; this is translated from the exons ATGGGGAACCGCAGCGCCGCGGACGCGGACGCGCTGCTGGCTGGGCGAGGgccggcggcgggcggcggcgcggggacccccggggcggcggcggcgctggCGGGGGGCGTGCTGCTCATCGGCGCGGTGCTCGCGGGGAACTCGCTCGTGTGCGTGAGCGTGGCGGCCGAGCGCGCCCTGCAGACGCCCACCAACTACTTCATCGTGAGCCTGGCGGCCGCCGACCTCCTGCTCGCCCTGCTCGTGCTGCCTCTCTTCGTCTACTCCGAG GTGCAGGGCGGCGTGTGGCTGCTGAGCCCCGGCCTCTGCGACGCGCTCATGGCCATGGACGTGATGCTGTGTACGGCCTCCATCTTCAACTTGTGCGCCATCAGCGTGGACAG GTTCGTGGCCGTGGCCGTGCCCCTGAGCTACAACCGCCAGAGCCGGGGCGGCCGTCAGCTGGTGCTCATCGGCGCCACGTGGCTGCTGTCGGCTGCGGTGGCGGCGCCCGTGCTGTGCGGCCTCAACGACGCGCACGGCCGCGACCCCGCCGTGTGCCGCCTGGAGGACCGCGACTACGTGGTCTACTCGTCCGTGTGCTCCTTCTTCCTGCCCTGCCCGCTCATGCTGCTGCTCTACTGGGCCACCTTCCGCGGGCTGCGGCGCTGGGAGGCCGCCCGCCGCGCCAAGCTGCGCGGCCGCGCGCCCCACCGGACCAGCGGCCCCGGCCCGCCCCCCGACGCCACCCCGCCCCCCGGGCCGCCCTCCAACGCCATCCCGCCCTCCGACACCATCCCGCCTCCCTGCCAGCTGGCCCCCGATGCCACCGCGTCCTCCGACGCCACCGCGCCCCCCGGCCCGAAGACTCTGGACACCGCTGAGCCCCCCACTCTGTCGGCCCCCGACGCCATCCCGTCCCCGGGCCCACCGCCCCCTGATGCCACCGCACCCCCCAGCCCACAGACTCTGGACGCCACTGCGCCCCCCGGCTCGCTGCCCCCCGACGCCATCCTGTCCCCCGGCCCACAACCCCCAGGTGCAACCCTGCTCCCTAATGCCACACCGCCCCCCGACGCCACCCCGACCCCCGACGCTGTCCCAGCCAAGCCCCCGCTGCAGGCCCGCAGGAGGAGGCGCGCCAAGATCACCGGCCGGGAGCGCAAAGCCATGAGGGTCCTGCCCGTGGTGGTCG GGGTCTTCCTGCTGTGCTGGTCGCCCTTCTTCGTCGTGCACATCACGCGGGCGCTGTGTCCCGCCTGCGCCGTGTCCCCGCGGCTGGTCAGCGCGGTCACCTGGCTGGGCTACGTCAACAGCGCTCTCAACCCGGTCATTTACACGGTCTTCAACGCGGAGTTCCGCACCGTCTTCCGCAAGGCCCTGCGCCTCCACTGCTGA
- the SCT gene encoding LOW QUALITY PROTEIN: secretin (The sequence of the model RefSeq protein was modified relative to this genomic sequence to represent the inferred CDS: deleted 1 base in 1 codon; substituted 1 base at 1 genomic stop codon), which translates to MVPRALLLLLLLPPLLLGGSAALPAPRRARRHSDGMFTSELSRLRESARLQRLLQGLVGKRSEHDPENTTTWNTSAEGRLCLPGRPDTPTLQAWMPPSAPLAQARSPXLPPGWRPGVMVSEPGIPAAERTG; encoded by the exons ATGGTCCCCCgggccctgctgctgctgctgctgctgccgccgctgcTACTCGGGGGCTCCGCCGCGCTCCCCGCGCCCCGCAG GGCCCGGCGACACTCGGATGGGATGTTCACGAGCGAGCTGAGCCGCCTGCGGGAGAGCGCGCGTCTGCAGCGGCTGCTCCAGGGCCTGGTGGGCAAGCGCAG CGAGCATGACCCAGAGAACACCACCACCTGGAACACTTCGGCCGAGGGCCGCCTCTGCCTGCCC GGCCGGCCGGACACGCCCACCCTGCAGGCCTG GATGCCCCCGAGTGCCCCCCTGGCTCAGGCCAGGTCTCCTTAGCTGCCTCCTGGATGGAGACCTGGGGTCATGGTTTCAGAGCCGGGCATCCCTGCTGCTGAGAGGACTGGATGA